TGCAAACTTTATCTAATTATTATAATAAATTCTCTTCAATAAATTTATTAATAGAAAAAAATATAAAAAAACACAGATTAAATTGTTATATAGGTGGGAAATTGAGAATACTATCAACCAGTAGGTCAAGTATGCTTGTTACTCACCCAACTCAAATGTTTGAAATGTTTATGTCTAATAATCCAGATTTTATAACATTTTTCAAAAATAATATAGATATGATAATGCCTGATGATTACGATAGTGAAAAAAATAAATATGGATATTTAAAAAATGATTATGGAACATTTTTCTTAATTCGTGTAATTCTTCATGCAATAAGAGGAGATTTTGAAGAAGTCAAAAAAAGATGTACTGCATATTTGGAAAAGCCATTGAAAGACAGTTATTATAAATATGGAGAATTGCATTATGAATTTTTAAGTGCTTTGGCAGATAAAGATATTGATGGAATGAAAAAAGCGATAGACGGGATGATGGAACAGAAAGTGGCAAGAAAATTTTCAAATGATAACAATCCAAATTATGAATTTTACTTGCATGTATATGTTATAATATATGCCAAAATAGCATTATATCATGGAATAGATTTAGAAATAGACCATGAAGTGGCACCAAAAGAATTAATAGACAACACACCGCTAGAAAGTTACGAAGATCCGTATGATTTTATGAAAGATTTTGATTTGGCAATAGTAACACCGAAAGAATGGAAGGAATGGAAAAACAGCTGGAATATATATTAATTAATTTACTCACTTAGATTTTTTGTAAGATGGAACTAAAGGTTCTGTTAGACCTGATAATATGAAATTAGAAAAAGGTGGAGTGTTCCCATACTGAAGGTGCAGCCGTAACTGCATTGAAGCCAATGGATGAAAATTCAAGCATTACCTATAGCAATGTAAACAACATAACTTATCAGGGAACACAGGCTCAGGGCGGAACATTTATCTGCAACAATGTGGCAAATATTCAGAAGGAAGCCACATAATAGGAAAAGTTGAAGGCAGACAAAGAAAGACTGGAACTGATGAGAAAGGACTTGAGAGTACAGGAAGAGCTTCAAATGAATACTTTGCTGAGAAATATAAGGATGACAATACACCTGTTAGTATTCAGTCAGATGGGAAGGATTATTCCAATGCTGATTTTGGTAAGTATATGGGGGATAGTTTGGAAGATATATGCTTTATTAATATAACACAATGAGGTATGCTGGGAAGAAATGGGTGAGGAAACGGCTAAGAAAGTGATAAAATACATTAATCAAAAAACAAAAACAATACGAAAAAATACGAAGATATTATTAAAAACCGAAGAAAAATAAAAGCGTTAGAAGCTATGGAACTTAATGAATTTAATACAGAATGTCGTGATTTTTTTGGAAAATAGATTTGTTTGATAACTATATAGATTGGAAATACAATGAAATAAATATTACTTAATTTTTTACTTTAAAATTAAAATTGTTGAAAAAATACATTCATATAAAAAACTAAAAAATAATTATTTTAAAAATTGAAACAAAACTTAAATTATGCTATAATTAAAATTGATTTTAAAATTATAGAAGGAGGAAAGTATAAGTTAAATTATACGGAATAAAAATGGATAAAAACACAATTGGGGTAATATTAATTTATGTAGCATTCATGGCAATATTAATTTTACCAACATATTTTGCAAACAAAAAGAAAAAAAGACAGAAAGCTGAACTGCTAGAAAGCTTGAAAGTCGGAGATAAAATAACGACGGTTGGAGGAATACAAGGAACAATCGTAAATATTTTTACGGAAACTGTGGAAATGAAGATAGATAAGAATGCAAGAATGACAGTTCTAAAATCTGCAATAGACAGAAATGAAAAAAAATAAAATTAGTATTAGATATTTATAATAAAGAAATAGGAGGAAAAAAATGAAAAGAGTATTGTTATTTCTGTTATTTTTTGTAAGTGCAGTTACATTTTCTGAAACTTTGGAAAATGTATCGTATAATAACGGAAAAGTTATAGGGACATTTAGGGAACAAGGGCAGATTAAGCCAAATGCGTCAGTTACAAAGGTAGGTGCAGAGGAAATATTGATGTTGAGCTTTCCAGATAGTGAAATAGGGCTAGGAGTGCCTACGTACATAACTAGGAATGACCAGTATATAAGCAGAATATATACAGTGAAAAATAATGGAATGGTTGTTGTATATGTTTATTTGAAA
This is a stretch of genomic DNA from Leptotrichia hofstadii. It encodes these proteins:
- the yajC gene encoding preprotein translocase subunit YajC, whose product is MDKNTIGVILIYVAFMAILILPTYFANKKKKRQKAELLESLKVGDKITTVGGIQGTIVNIFTETVEMKIDKNARMTVLKSAIDRNEKK
- a CDS encoding Imm49 family immunity protein, whose product is MKNILAGEKKYEKGISLISSFLGKEENFDKDELEYIENKKGNQFACMQTLSNYYNKFSSINLLIEKNIKKHRLNCYIGGKLRILSTSRSSMLVTHPTQMFEMFMSNNPDFITFFKNNIDMIMPDDYDSEKNKYGYLKNDYGTFFLIRVILHAIRGDFEEVKKRCTAYLEKPLKDSYYKYGELHYEFLSALADKDIDGMKKAIDGMMEQKVARKFSNDNNPNYEFYLHVYVIIYAKIALYHGIDLEIDHEVAPKELIDNTPLESYEDPYDFMKDFDLAIVTPKEWKEWKNSWNIY